The Engraulis encrasicolus isolate BLACKSEA-1 chromosome 4, IST_EnEncr_1.0, whole genome shotgun sequence genome includes a window with the following:
- the LOC134446893 gene encoding C-C motif chemokine 5-like, whose protein sequence is MRTVFITSLLALALIISASAAPHGATTSTCCPKLFKGKIPANMVVSFGSTRSDCAKKALMITTVAARVFCVDPDQDWVKSVVDKLKREADTAASQV, encoded by the exons ATGAGGACCGTCTTCATCACTTCTCTTCTGGCTCTAGCACTCATCATCTCAGCCAGTGCTG CCCCACATGGAGCCACAACATCAACATGCTGTCCAAAGCTCTTCAAGGGCAAGATTCCAGCAAACATGGTGGTCTCTTTTGGCTCAACCAGGAGCGACTGTGCCAAGAAAGCTCTTAT GATCACAACAGTGGCGGCCAGAGTTTTCTGTGTGGACCCAGACCAGGACTGGGTGAAGAGTGTTGTTGACAAGCTGAAAAGGGAAGCAGACACCGCAGCATCCCAAGTGTGA